In Phaeobacter inhibens DSM 16374, the following proteins share a genomic window:
- a CDS encoding antibiotic biosynthesis monooxygenase, with translation MSDSVTLAVTDHVPMEAKARYEALVEELHRLFEAQNGFLSVDTVRHSRPHQVEYTVLSRWSDEAAVTQWRENPAIREKLAKIEAITGGPAQHVQAIGLGMWVDHAEGSAPHLPPAWKRTAMSAAAVYPMLMLLMALSSPIIGGLPQFLQVLIIVIVLSALLTWPIMPWLSKVLRPWLMAR, from the coding sequence ATGAGCGATTCAGTCACATTGGCGGTAACGGACCATGTCCCAATGGAGGCCAAGGCTCGCTACGAGGCGCTTGTCGAAGAACTGCACCGATTGTTCGAAGCCCAGAACGGCTTCTTGTCAGTCGATACCGTGCGGCACAGCCGCCCGCATCAGGTCGAGTACACAGTGTTGTCGCGGTGGTCTGATGAAGCCGCTGTGACGCAGTGGCGGGAAAACCCAGCCATTCGCGAGAAGTTGGCCAAGATCGAAGCCATTACAGGTGGCCCCGCGCAGCATGTGCAGGCCATTGGCTTAGGGATGTGGGTGGATCATGCGGAGGGATCGGCCCCACATTTGCCACCAGCATGGAAGCGCACGGCCATGAGCGCCGCTGCCGTCTACCCGATGTTGATGCTTTTGATGGCGCTGAGTTCACCCATCATTGGTGGCTTGCCGCAGTTTCTTCAGGTCTTGATTATCGTGATTGTTCTGTCTGCGCTCTTAACGTGGCCTATTATGCCGTGGCTCAGTAAAGTGCTGCGCCCTTGGCTGATGGCAAGATAA
- the rpsL gene encoding 30S ribosomal protein S12: MPTIQQLIRKPRQPKVKRSKSMHLEQCPQKRGVCTRVYTTTPKKPNSAMRKVAKVRLTNGFEVISYIPGESHNLQEHSVVLIRGGRVKDLPGVRYHILRGVLDTQGVKDRKQRRSKYGAKRPK; encoded by the coding sequence ATGCCAACGATCCAACAGCTGATCCGCAAGCCGCGGCAGCCGAAAGTAAAACGCTCTAAGTCCATGCACCTGGAACAGTGTCCGCAAAAGCGCGGCGTCTGCACCCGTGTGTATACCACCACACCGAAGAAACCGAACTCCGCTATGCGGAAAGTTGCGAAGGTCCGCCTGACCAACGGTTTCGAAGTGATCTCCTACATCCCGGGTGAAAGCCACAACCTTCAGGAGCACTCCGTGGTTCTGATCCGTGGCGGCCGTGTAAAAGACCTTCCCGGTGTCCGTTACCACATCCTGCGTGGTGTTCTGGATACCCAGGGCGTCAAAGACCGTAAGCAACGCCGTTCGAAGTACGGCGCGAAGCGTCCTAAATAA
- the rpsG gene encoding 30S ribosomal protein S7 produces the protein MSRRHAAEKREVLPDAKFGDRVLTKFMNNLMIDGKKSVAESIVYNAFDRVESKIKRAPVEVFHEALDNVKPSVEVRSRRVGGATYQVPVEVRPERREALAIRWLIKAARARNENTMEERLAGELLDAVQSRGTAVKKREDTHKMAEANKAFSHYRW, from the coding sequence ATGTCTCGCCGTCACGCTGCTGAGAAACGCGAAGTCCTGCCCGACGCCAAGTTTGGCGACCGCGTTCTGACCAAATTCATGAACAACCTGATGATCGATGGTAAAAAATCGGTCGCAGAAAGCATCGTTTACAACGCATTCGACCGCGTTGAATCGAAAATCAAACGTGCCCCCGTGGAAGTGTTCCACGAAGCCCTGGACAACGTGAAGCCTTCCGTCGAAGTGCGTTCGCGTCGTGTGGGTGGTGCAACCTACCAGGTGCCTGTCGAAGTGCGCCCCGAGCGTCGCGAAGCCCTGGCGATCCGCTGGCTGATCAAAGCGGCCCGCGCACGCAACGAAAATACCATGGAAGAACGCCTCGCCGGTGAGCTGCTGGACGCTGTTCAGTCCCGCGGTACCGCCGTGAAGAAGCGCGAAGACACCCACAAGATGGCAGAGGCCAACAAAGCCTTCTCCCATTATCGCTGGTAA
- a CDS encoding glycosyltransferase: protein MDIKLSVVGLVRFSVLTPTYYSERFATLGDTAAHLFAPERMELRFRVFERLCLRSLLRQSDQGFHLILLTAEDMPEAYLERLARLLEPATNITLMPVGPGTHYRMLKQGYNAVPLDGATHRLMFRLDDDDAVDLDYVARNRRLAMGLIPLQSGDTPFILANNRGLYLRRTQGPDGPTDEIFDACEKAPLSVGAALVAPVEYRDNPYRYNHRRYAQHWNTYSDISTPGFLRTIHGDNKSRPAQMGITHKMSDTQIATALDRHFAMTPDQLRDVLP, encoded by the coding sequence ATGGATATCAAACTCAGCGTTGTTGGCTTGGTGCGCTTCTCGGTGCTGACCCCGACTTACTATTCCGAACGTTTTGCCACGCTTGGGGATACGGCGGCCCATCTCTTCGCGCCAGAGCGGATGGAGCTGCGGTTTCGGGTGTTCGAACGGCTGTGTCTGCGCTCCCTTCTGCGCCAGAGCGATCAGGGGTTTCATCTGATCCTCCTCACCGCCGAAGATATGCCCGAGGCCTATTTGGAGCGCCTTGCGCGTCTGCTGGAGCCTGCCACCAATATAACGCTGATGCCCGTCGGCCCCGGTACCCATTATCGAATGCTGAAGCAGGGTTATAACGCGGTTCCACTTGATGGTGCGACGCATCGGCTGATGTTCCGGCTGGATGATGACGATGCGGTGGATTTGGATTATGTCGCGCGCAATCGCCGCCTCGCCATGGGGCTGATCCCCCTGCAGAGCGGCGACACGCCTTTCATCCTGGCCAACAACCGCGGCCTTTACCTGCGGCGCACTCAGGGGCCGGATGGCCCGACGGATGAGATTTTCGACGCCTGCGAGAAGGCGCCGCTGTCGGTAGGGGCCGCGCTTGTGGCTCCGGTGGAGTACCGCGACAATCCCTATCGCTACAATCACCGCCGCTACGCGCAGCATTGGAACACATATTCTGACATTTCTACACCCGGCTTTCTGCGCACGATTCATGGCGACAACAAATCCCGTCCGGCGCAAATGGGGATTACACATAAGATGTCGGACACGCAGATCGCCACAGCACTGGACCGCCATTTCGCTATGACACCGGATCAATTGCGCGACGTGTTGCCGTGA
- the fusA gene encoding elongation factor G translates to MAREYPLELYRNFGIMAHIDAGKTTCSERILYYTGKSHNIGEVHDGAATMDWMEQEQERGITITSAATTTFWERTEDGETADSPKHRLNIIDTPGHVDFTIEVERSLAVLDGAVCVLDANAGVEPQTETVWRQADRYKVPRMVFVNKMDKIGADFFNCVNMIEDRTGARAVPVGIPIGAETELEGLVDLVNMEEWLWQGEDLGASWIKAPIRDSLKDMADEWRGKMIEAAVEQDDAAMENYLMDGAEPDVATLRALLRKGTLALDFVPVLGGSAFKNKGVQPLLNAVIDYLPSPLDVVDYMGFKPGDETETRDIARRADDDMAFSGLAFKIMNDPFVGSLTFTRIYSGVLNKGDTLLNSTKGRKERVGRMMMMHSNDREEITEAFAGDIIALAGLKDTTTGDTLCAVNDPVVLETMTFPDPVIEIAVEPKTKADQEKMSQGLQRLAAEDPSFRVETDIESGQTIMKGMGELHLDILVDRLKREFKVEANIGAPQVAYRETIGHEVEHTYTHKKQSGGSGQFGEVKMIISPTEPGEGYSFESRIVGGAVPKEYIPGVEKGVQSVMDSGPLAGFPVIDFKVALIDGKFHDVDSSVLAFEIAARMCMREGMRKAGAKMLEPIMKVEVITPEDYTGGIIGDLTSRRGQVTGQEPRGNAIAIDAFVPLANMFGYINTLRSMSSGRAQFTMQFDHYDPVPQNISDEIQAKFA, encoded by the coding sequence ATGGCACGCGAATATCCGCTCGAACTATACCGTAACTTCGGTATCATGGCGCACATCGATGCAGGTAAAACCACCTGCTCCGAGCGCATCCTGTATTACACCGGCAAATCCCACAACATCGGTGAGGTGCACGATGGTGCAGCCACCATGGACTGGATGGAGCAGGAGCAGGAACGCGGCATCACCATCACTTCGGCTGCGACCACCACCTTCTGGGAACGCACCGAAGACGGTGAAACTGCTGACTCGCCCAAGCACCGCCTGAACATCATCGACACCCCCGGCCACGTTGACTTCACCATCGAAGTTGAGCGTTCGCTGGCGGTTCTCGACGGTGCTGTCTGTGTTCTGGACGCCAACGCTGGTGTTGAGCCCCAGACCGAAACCGTGTGGCGTCAGGCTGACCGCTACAAGGTTCCGCGTATGGTGTTCGTCAACAAGATGGACAAGATCGGCGCTGACTTCTTCAACTGCGTTAACATGATCGAAGACCGTACTGGCGCCCGCGCGGTTCCGGTTGGTATTCCGATCGGCGCAGAAACCGAGCTGGAAGGCCTGGTTGATCTGGTCAACATGGAAGAATGGCTGTGGCAGGGTGAAGACCTTGGCGCGTCGTGGATCAAAGCTCCGATCCGTGACAGCCTGAAAGACATGGCCGACGAATGGCGCGGTAAGATGATCGAAGCGGCCGTTGAGCAAGACGACGCTGCGATGGAAAACTACCTGATGGACGGCGCTGAGCCGGACGTCGCGACCCTGCGCGCTCTGCTGCGCAAGGGCACACTGGCACTGGACTTCGTTCCGGTCCTGGGTGGTTCCGCATTCAAGAACAAAGGCGTCCAGCCTCTGCTCAACGCTGTGATCGACTACCTGCCCAGCCCGCTGGACGTTGTTGATTACATGGGCTTCAAACCCGGTGATGAAACCGAAACCCGTGACATCGCCCGCCGTGCGGACGACGACATGGCGTTCTCGGGTCTGGCGTTCAAAATCATGAATGACCCCTTTGTCGGTTCGCTGACCTTCACCCGGATCTATTCCGGTGTGCTGAACAAGGGCGACACGCTGCTGAACTCGACCAAAGGTCGTAAAGAGCGCGTTGGCCGGATGATGATGATGCACTCCAACGACCGTGAGGAAATCACGGAAGCGTTTGCAGGCGACATCATCGCACTGGCAGGTCTGAAAGACACCACAACCGGTGACACGCTCTGCGCCGTCAACGATCCTGTGGTTCTGGAAACCATGACCTTCCCGGATCCGGTGATTGAGATCGCGGTTGAGCCGAAAACCAAGGCCGACCAGGAGAAAATGTCCCAGGGTCTGCAGCGTCTTGCTGCTGAAGATCCGTCCTTCCGCGTGGAGACCGACATCGAGTCCGGTCAGACCATCATGAAGGGCATGGGCGAACTTCACCTGGACATCCTGGTTGACCGTCTGAAGCGTGAATTCAAGGTCGAAGCCAACATCGGTGCGCCGCAGGTTGCTTATCGTGAGACCATCGGTCACGAAGTTGAACATACCTACACCCACAAGAAACAGTCGGGTGGTTCGGGTCAGTTCGGCGAAGTGAAGATGATCATCTCGCCGACAGAGCCTGGCGAAGGTTACTCCTTCGAATCCCGCATCGTTGGTGGTGCGGTTCCGAAGGAATACATCCCCGGTGTTGAAAAGGGCGTTCAGTCCGTCATGGATAGCGGCCCGCTGGCTGGCTTCCCCGTGATCGACTTCAAGGTTGCCCTGATCGACGGTAAGTTCCACGACGTTGACTCCAGCGTTCTGGCCTTCGAAATCGCAGCACGTATGTGTATGCGTGAAGGCATGCGCAAAGCTGGCGCCAAGATGCTGGAACCGATCATGAAGGTGGAAGTTATCACACCTGAGGATTACACCGGTGGCATCATCGGCGATTTGACCTCGCGTCGTGGTCAGGTGACCGGACAGGAGCCCCGCGGCAACGCAATTGCGATCGATGCATTTGTGCCGCTGGCGAACATGTTCGGCTACATCAACACCCTGCGTTCGATGAGCTCGGGCCGCGCCCAGTTCACCATGCAGTTCGATCACTACGATCCGGTTCCGCAGAACATCTCTGACGAGATCCAGGCGAAATTCGCATAA
- a CDS encoding LysR family transcriptional regulator, translating into MEHRDLNDLAVFAAIAQAGSITGAAKKMKLPKSNVSRRLSRLEDRLGVQLIERNTRSSRLTSIGIRYADYCRLMVEEANAADAVVETSLGEPAGELRVSASVLVGQQIIAPAIAAYGQQFPKVQVILELTNMRANLIEDGFDLAFRIGEKPDSSMMSQAIGTFPFGLYASPGYLRSSGNPQLPRDLQHHRCLIMRSGFKTSRWKLQRDGEVIDFAANGDVVVNDFLTLRNLAIAGGGIAMLPAYAVHAECASSLLSAVLPNWSASSVPLSAIYPSRRGATLKQRAFIDHVRQAAENLA; encoded by the coding sequence ATGGAACATAGAGACTTAAACGATTTGGCCGTTTTTGCAGCCATTGCGCAGGCTGGTAGCATTACGGGTGCTGCCAAAAAGATGAAGCTTCCGAAGTCGAACGTCAGCCGCAGGCTTTCTCGGTTGGAAGACCGCCTCGGTGTTCAATTGATCGAGCGCAACACCCGCAGCAGTCGGCTGACGTCGATTGGTATACGTTACGCCGATTACTGTCGTTTGATGGTAGAAGAAGCCAATGCTGCCGACGCTGTTGTTGAGACAAGCCTGGGAGAACCGGCAGGGGAACTGAGGGTGTCAGCCTCGGTACTGGTCGGGCAGCAAATCATTGCGCCAGCGATAGCGGCCTATGGTCAGCAGTTCCCCAAAGTTCAAGTCATCCTGGAATTGACGAACATGAGGGCAAACCTGATTGAGGATGGCTTTGATCTTGCATTCCGCATTGGTGAAAAGCCGGATTCCTCGATGATGTCACAAGCCATAGGGACGTTTCCTTTTGGTCTCTATGCCAGCCCCGGCTACTTGCGCAGTTCGGGCAACCCTCAGCTGCCCAGGGATTTGCAGCACCATCGGTGCTTGATAATGCGCAGCGGGTTCAAAACCTCCCGGTGGAAACTACAGCGAGACGGAGAAGTCATAGATTTCGCGGCCAATGGGGATGTCGTCGTTAACGACTTTCTAACCCTTCGAAACCTGGCTATCGCAGGTGGCGGTATCGCGATGCTTCCGGCCTATGCTGTACACGCAGAGTGCGCCTCCAGCCTTCTTTCCGCTGTCCTACCAAATTGGAGTGCTTCAAGTGTGCCTCTGTCGGCAATCTATCCGAGCCGCCGCGGCGCGACGCTCAAACAAAGGGCTTTTATCGACCACGTAAGACAAGCTGCGGAGAACTTGGCTTGA
- a CDS encoding pirin family protein: protein MTSQSLEILHRDMLTEGGFAGLKEHRLVTGKKLWGDRANPDAWDGIGNFVYLADARFNPKGETTMHPHKEIDVISVMVEGRIAHQGSLEHGGSLDTNDAQVQRAGGEGFKHNEVNPDETQNRMLQLWVMPEVKGEPAGYKKFSPTWGETVRIYGGLPDHTKSFSAKTTIDVAMLTAGQSIELTAPYLAYVAKGDGQFKTTDLTGGDLIRGANGTFTAMTDVQFILVGTLA from the coding sequence ATGACATCGCAAAGTTTGGAAATTCTGCACCGCGATATGCTAACGGAAGGCGGCTTCGCGGGCTTGAAGGAACACCGTCTTGTAACCGGCAAAAAGCTCTGGGGTGACCGCGCCAATCCGGATGCCTGGGATGGCATCGGTAACTTTGTTTATCTGGCTGATGCGCGGTTTAATCCCAAAGGTGAAACAACCATGCATCCACACAAAGAGATCGATGTGATCTCTGTCATGGTGGAAGGCCGCATCGCGCATCAGGGGTCTTTGGAACACGGCGGATCGCTCGACACCAACGACGCACAGGTCCAACGGGCTGGCGGCGAAGGGTTCAAACATAACGAAGTGAACCCTGATGAAACCCAGAACCGGATGCTTCAACTTTGGGTCATGCCCGAAGTGAAAGGCGAACCAGCCGGGTACAAAAAGTTCAGCCCGACATGGGGTGAAACAGTCCGTATTTATGGCGGTTTGCCTGACCACACGAAGTCTTTCTCGGCCAAAACCACCATCGACGTGGCCATGCTTACCGCAGGGCAGAGCATCGAACTGACAGCTCCTTACTTGGCCTATGTCGCCAAAGGCGATGGACAATTTAAAACAACGGATCTGACCGGTGGCGATCTGATCCGTGGTGCCAATGGCACCTTCACAGCCATGACCGACGTTCAATTCATTCTGGTCGGCACACTGGCCTAA
- a CDS encoding hemerythrin domain-containing protein, producing the protein MADGKIIQKAAKMLLDYDLPEYHVSKRKALPSSVKETLLESTRSEWEDHPRFGGKASFFMSIHRNLLDGAAQLSRGIERLLDVPASDVGEAVTQMNLLPFAKNLIGFAHHHHEIEDHGYFPQFGLMYPELNRGFSLLDGDHKVLDAALDGTQAALTQLNDPVVTRDQLIGLHKGGQALENILNRHIWDEEEVIIPIFLRHG; encoded by the coding sequence TTGGCTGATGGCAAGATAATTCAGAAAGCTGCGAAAATGCTCCTCGATTATGATCTGCCTGAGTATCATGTCAGCAAGCGCAAAGCGCTTCCGTCCTCGGTAAAAGAGACTTTGTTGGAAAGCACACGATCCGAGTGGGAAGATCACCCGCGTTTTGGTGGCAAAGCAAGCTTCTTTATGTCGATCCATCGCAACCTGCTGGATGGCGCTGCACAGCTGTCGCGTGGGATTGAGCGGCTTCTGGACGTGCCTGCCAGTGATGTCGGTGAGGCAGTCACACAAATGAATTTGCTGCCGTTTGCCAAGAACCTGATCGGATTTGCACATCATCACCATGAGATCGAAGACCATGGTTACTTCCCTCAATTTGGATTGATGTACCCCGAACTAAACCGTGGGTTTTCTTTGTTGGATGGCGATCACAAGGTATTGGATGCGGCACTGGATGGCACGCAAGCAGCACTGACCCAGCTAAACGATCCCGTGGTCACACGCGACCAACTGATAGGCTTGCATAAGGGTGGCCAAGCACTGGAAAATATCCTCAACCGCCATATCTGGGATGAAGAAGAAGTCATTATCCCAATTTTTTTGCGGCATGGATAA
- a CDS encoding DMT family transporter, whose product MAGFTLNDGMVKLAGQSLPLSQILVVRGVAVSLLIYALARSYGGLRLSLSRRDWALVAGRSLAEIATTYFFLSALLTLPIANVTAILQMLPLTVTLAAVLLFGEQVGWRRATAIGVGFFGMLLIVRPGADGFDTGTGYALAAVICITARDLFTRRMSAAVPSLTVTLMAAVSVLMFGLGLGLQETWQPLTLSTTLILLLAAGCIFIGYLFSVMVMRVGDVAAVAPFRYTGLLWALLLGWLMFDTWPDALTLLGAAIVVGAGVFSLLRERPRRAATPDLSPPE is encoded by the coding sequence ATGGCGGGCTTCACCCTGAACGACGGGATGGTCAAACTTGCCGGACAAAGCCTGCCCCTCTCGCAGATCCTTGTGGTGCGCGGTGTGGCCGTCAGCCTGCTGATCTATGCGCTGGCGCGGAGCTATGGCGGATTGCGTCTGTCGCTCTCACGGCGTGACTGGGCCTTGGTTGCAGGGCGCAGCCTTGCTGAAATCGCCACCACTTATTTCTTTCTCAGCGCGCTGTTGACCCTGCCAATTGCGAATGTGACGGCCATCTTGCAGATGCTGCCGCTCACAGTGACGCTGGCGGCCGTGCTGCTGTTCGGAGAGCAGGTCGGCTGGCGACGGGCGACCGCCATCGGGGTTGGCTTTTTTGGCATGCTGTTGATCGTACGTCCGGGCGCTGATGGATTTGATACGGGCACAGGCTACGCGCTTGCGGCGGTGATCTGCATCACGGCTCGTGATCTCTTTACCCGGCGTATGTCGGCGGCCGTGCCATCGTTGACGGTCACATTGATGGCGGCTGTGTCGGTGTTGATGTTTGGCCTCGGGCTTGGCCTACAGGAGACATGGCAGCCGCTGACCCTTTCGACCACGCTGATCCTGCTGTTGGCAGCGGGCTGTATCTTTATCGGCTATCTGTTTTCAGTGATGGTGATGCGGGTGGGCGATGTCGCGGCGGTTGCGCCGTTCCGCTATACTGGACTGCTATGGGCGCTGCTGTTGGGGTGGCTCATGTTTGACACCTGGCCTGATGCGCTGACTCTTCTGGGGGCGGCGATTGTTGTGGGGGCGGGCGTCTTCAGCCTGTTGCGCGAACGCCCGCGGCGCGCCGCCACGCCAGACCTGTCACCACCGGAATGA
- a CDS encoding putative rhamnosyl transferase: MQVIGLCRFSYPAIGGFQVEHDSLEARIAYLYAQARLEERFHLMETVALPCLRAQTDPNFTLVIVIGDSLPEVHIARLRALTADMPQVKIRALPPGPHRQVMKQVLNDARHDPNAPCLQFRHDDDDAVSVDFVERLRQTAQDCRPLIARNQTLAIDFCKGFTARFQPDGIYAAEVHRPYFVAAMGMYVAGGCKQSIMNFAHHKIARFMPSITIPNAPMFVRTLNASNDSRQKGAKEPELTRLTPEQEGAFEARFAITR; the protein is encoded by the coding sequence ATGCAGGTCATAGGTCTATGCCGGTTTTCCTACCCGGCCATCGGCGGCTTTCAGGTGGAGCATGACAGTTTAGAGGCGCGCATTGCCTATCTCTATGCACAGGCGCGTCTGGAAGAGCGGTTTCATCTGATGGAGACCGTCGCCCTGCCCTGCCTGCGCGCTCAGACCGATCCGAATTTCACACTGGTGATTGTCATCGGCGACAGCCTACCGGAGGTACACATCGCGCGACTGCGCGCGTTAACAGCGGACATGCCGCAGGTGAAGATCCGCGCCCTCCCCCCAGGTCCGCACAGACAGGTGATGAAACAGGTGCTGAATGACGCCCGCCACGACCCCAACGCCCCCTGTTTGCAGTTTCGCCATGATGACGATGATGCGGTGTCAGTCGATTTCGTTGAACGGCTGCGACAAACCGCTCAAGACTGTCGGCCGCTGATTGCGCGCAACCAGACCCTCGCAATTGATTTCTGCAAGGGATTCACCGCCCGTTTCCAACCGGATGGGATTTATGCCGCCGAAGTGCACCGCCCCTATTTTGTGGCCGCAATGGGCATGTATGTCGCGGGGGGATGCAAGCAGAGCATCATGAATTTCGCCCACCACAAGATCGCCCGCTTCATGCCCAGCATCACGATCCCGAATGCGCCGATGTTCGTCCGAACGCTCAATGCCTCCAACGACTCTCGCCAGAAAGGCGCCAAGGAGCCGGAGTTGACCCGTCTCACCCCCGAGCAGGAAGGTGCATTCGAGGCGCGCTTTGCGATCACGAGGTAA
- a CDS encoding glutathione S-transferase family protein, with amino-acid sequence MAGRLIDGIWTREGDILASEDGHYRRQETDFRNWISIDPGAKFAPEVGRYHLYVCYACPWAHRTLIMRNLKGLEDAISVSPVAPIVNQDGWEFTDADGGFPDHLSGKRYLHEIYTLADPTYTGRVSVPVLWDKKLNTIVSNESAEIARMLNSAFVGVAGNDTDFAPEALLAEIGEVNDLVYSKINNGVYRCGFAGTQTAYEEAVTDLFSALDTVEARLEGSGYLVGGQLTEADWRLFTTLIRFDQVYVALFKCNIRRIADYPNLSALRQKLYEHGDVADTVKFDQIKTHYWASLRGVNPSGIVPAGPELVL; translated from the coding sequence ATGGCTGGTAGATTGATTGATGGCATATGGACCCGCGAGGGCGACATTCTGGCCTCAGAGGATGGGCATTATCGCCGTCAGGAAACCGATTTCCGAAACTGGATATCGATTGACCCCGGCGCAAAGTTTGCACCTGAAGTGGGCCGATATCACCTCTATGTTTGTTATGCCTGTCCTTGGGCGCACCGCACATTGATCATGCGCAACCTGAAAGGGCTGGAAGACGCGATTTCTGTCTCGCCCGTTGCCCCCATCGTCAACCAAGACGGCTGGGAGTTCACCGATGCTGATGGTGGCTTCCCCGACCACCTTTCCGGCAAGAGGTATCTGCATGAAATCTATACACTCGCCGACCCCACATACACAGGCCGCGTAAGTGTTCCGGTCTTGTGGGATAAAAAGCTAAACACCATTGTCAGCAATGAATCCGCTGAGATTGCGCGAATGCTGAACTCGGCTTTCGTAGGCGTTGCAGGAAATGACACCGACTTTGCACCTGAGGCGCTTCTGGCGGAAATCGGCGAGGTGAATGACCTCGTTTACAGCAAGATCAACAATGGCGTTTACCGTTGCGGGTTTGCCGGAACGCAGACTGCATATGAAGAAGCAGTCACCGATCTGTTCTCGGCGCTGGACACGGTTGAGGCGCGGTTAGAAGGCAGCGGCTATCTGGTGGGTGGTCAGTTGACCGAAGCCGACTGGCGGTTGTTCACAACGCTGATCCGCTTCGATCAGGTCTATGTCGCACTTTTTAAATGCAACATTCGACGGATTGCGGATTACCCAAATCTCTCGGCTCTGCGCCAGAAACTCTATGAGCATGGCGATGTCGCCGACACGGTGAAGTTCGATCAGATCAAGACCCATTATTGGGCGAGCCTGCGCGGTGTAAATCCAAGCGGCATTGTGCCTGCTGGACCGGAGCTGGTGCTATGA
- a CDS encoding isochorismatase family protein — MSDKFSEFLTPDNAVLAMIDHQTGLLASVRDIQPETLRKNINGLTNMAKTAGIPSVVTASLSEGPNGPILSDITNVLGDTVINRAGEINAWKSPDFKAAIEATGRKKIIMAGIVTDVCLLFPALSAVAEGYDVYAVVDASGTWDEVTRDAAMLRMSQAGVKVTTWGSVLAEVMDDWRNPVGYPLGGVLGAHTAYGLVYESYLAQQAQQDSAE, encoded by the coding sequence ATGTCTGATAAGTTTTCAGAATTCCTGACACCAGATAACGCTGTATTGGCGATGATCGATCACCAAACTGGTTTGCTCGCCAGTGTGCGTGACATTCAGCCTGAAACCCTGCGCAAGAACATCAACGGTCTGACCAACATGGCCAAAACCGCAGGTATTCCATCGGTGGTCACAGCATCCCTGTCGGAAGGTCCCAATGGCCCGATCCTGTCGGACATCACCAACGTGCTTGGCGATACCGTGATCAACCGCGCTGGCGAAATCAACGCATGGAAATCTCCAGATTTCAAAGCCGCGATCGAAGCAACAGGTCGCAAGAAGATCATTATGGCGGGCATTGTCACGGATGTTTGCCTGTTGTTTCCTGCGTTGTCGGCGGTTGCCGAAGGTTACGACGTCTATGCCGTCGTTGACGCCTCAGGAACATGGGATGAAGTGACCCGTGATGCCGCCATGCTGCGGATGAGTCAGGCCGGTGTGAAAGTCACAACTTGGGGCTCTGTGCTGGCCGAGGTTATGGACGATTGGCGCAACCCGGTGGGGTATCCGCTGGGCGGCGTTCTGGGCGCCCACACCGCCTATGGCCTTGTTTATGAGAGCTATCTAGCACAGCAAGCCCAACAAGACTCTGCTGAGTAA